The window ACTCCAAGGATTTCTACTACATTTGGATGTTTCAAGGTCTATAAtcatattaattaataattgttataatattaaaaataaataaaattgaattagaTTGAACAACGAATATTTCTCGGTAATCTAATTACCTTCATTATGGCAATTTCTCTTTCGAAGTCCCTTATATCTGCGTCGAGCGCTcgtgttttcaattttttaatagcaACCTGTTGTGCTTCAATATCCTTTCCATTTTCTCTTTCAAGTGTACCTCTATAGACTTCTCCATAAAAACCTTGACCGATTCTACCTTGTAGAATTACATTACAATCGATGTCTAATTCGTATATGCCTCTCATTTGACCTAAGGAACCATTACTTCCTCTAGAACCACAATCTTCTCCTGTTCCTGCCTCGTCCCTTCCGATTacctatttttatattattgtcaTATACATTCTCTACTacataaattaaacaatttaaatggaaaaaaaataataaaaaacacgCTTCGATTGAACTTACGtctttcgtaaaataaaatgtactcttagtatatttattttattacctCGCTCAAATCGCCAGGATGTCCTAGTCGAAGAGCTTGAGTCGTGTGTTCAAGGTGATTCATATTAGAAATGTTATTTTGAGAAATCGGATATCCTTCCGAATCTCGTCTGGCACTAGATAGCCAACCTAAATATGCAGATAGTTCTTCTGTACTGCCTACGTAATTTTCATTGATGTTTATTAAACCTTGCATACCTAAAATTAAAATCAAGTACAAATCAAATTGTAATTCATTCTATTTAAAGAGTtcactaaaatataaaaaagtcAAAGAATGATTGATCTTACTATCATCAGTATCATTCCAGGGGAGACTTGTGTTGTTAGTAATAAGACTACTAGATCTTGAGTCGCTATTTATTGATCTGCTATCAATGCTATCAGAACTATCCTCGTCTAACTTTTTCAATTCCGAACTAAATAATTTAGGAAAAGCTGTTGCGTAAGCATGACTTCTGCGAGAATTGTATACTTGATACAAAATTTGATTTATATCTCTCATTATTGCttgtggttgctttctagccccGCTCGTATCTCCCCAACATTCAAGTATTAATCTATAAACTTCTGTAGGGCAACCATTTGGTATAGGTAAACGTTTTCcagatttataatattttttcataGTAACAGCATTTCGAAATTCTAATAACGTAGCTCCCCTGAaatgaaataatattaaatgtgtaatatttattttgtaacatttaagtgtataaacaaatttttattttttaagtgAATTTACCTGGCAAAGATTTGCCAAATTGTTGTTCCAACAGCCCAAACATCTGCTTGAAAACTATGTCTAGCAAGTTCTGGCTCATTATATGTTTCTGGGGGTAACCAGTGAATATCTGTTTCCGTATATACAAATAATCCTGGATCAGCAAGTTTTACTACAAAACTGTTATTAGTGTGCGCATGTACGAGGAGTTTATTGCACCTAATGTTACCATGAACTACACCATTTTCTTCAAGGTGCCAGAGAGCAGTAGCTAAACAAGCTGTTGCTTCTACCATATCTACAGTTTTTATAGTTTGAGACGAAGAACTACGTAAATATTCATCAAGCGGACCATGTCGTACTAATTCCAAAATCATTCCAATTGATGGTGTTACGGTTAATCCATACAACCTAACGTAATATAGTAGTTAATCATTATTATTttccaataataaaaatattttgttaatcGAAATATTTGACAATTTGTAAACAAGTTTTGAACTTTGAATAATTTATTCACAAAACCATAAATGTAGAATTTTTCAATTACCTTTAAATAAGACTTTTTAATTCGGCGTTATTTGAACACTATTAATATATTGGTATGGTCGTTGAATCTTTACACGCTGATTCTTTTATCTTTTATTTTGAGttacattaaaaatatttaccttACAAGTGTACCAGAACGCAGCTGAGACCATTTTCCAGCAAGATCTAGAAATTCTTTTGTATAATTCGCTTCTTCTTcttgttttaaaattttaaggGCAACTTCTAATTTTTTCCCTTTAGTCAGTCTCCAAATTCCTCGATGAAGAGTTGTAGGCGAATAATACCGAATTTCTGTAGTTCTTAAAAACGGTTTATAAATTTCAAGTTGATTCTGAGGTACACACCGTGGTCCGGTTTCTAAGACCGAAGCAACGATTTCTTCATCAGCTGCTACTTCGCTGACTGCACTCTCAGGAGCACATAGTAACAGCGGTGATTTGTCTAAACAATAATTAAACATAAAAAAGAAGTTAATTCCACTCTTCATTTTTAACATTTGCAATAATTACATTATTAATATTGGTAATTTTAATAAcatatttacgaaaaatacATTGAGTATTATTATCAATGTAAACacattaaaaaatgttaaaatggAAACTTATTGGAAAACAtttataatgaa of the Colletes latitarsis isolate SP2378_abdomen chromosome 9, iyColLati1, whole genome shotgun sequence genome contains:
- the Hop gene encoding tyrosine-protein kinase hopscotch isoform X2; amino-acid sequence: MENDRLAIVYVANEEKELTFSVHYKQTIDDLCIKVCKSLGIGPVARHLFALRNHYTKLWYSVAHCLEPKDKNKFDFRLRFKPSSLRRLKQIDANAYDYYFQQARADVMDNKVPDIVYERHKQELIGLGVTDMYRQDNTVEISRKNGIPSYLKFAKSALLMSFVSALGGYYRLAVKWTFDLCGEIVTPTLERLHKLKCHGPVGQEFSYAKLQQKRANKPGSYLLRESETEYNVYFLDACNKEGKLFSKRIESRISSDDYVITGSSDHYNSLAQCVASFQDSEGEPYLTECLPPTEYDKSPLLLCAPESAVSEVAADEEIVASVLETGPRCVPQNQLEIYKPFLRTTEIRYYSPTTLHRGIWRLTKGKKLEVALKILKQEEEANYTKEFLDLAGKWSQLRSGTLVRLYGLTVTPSIGMILELVRHGPLDEYLRSSSSQTIKTVDMVEATACLATALWHLEENGVVHGNIRCNKLLVHAHTNNSFVVKLADPGLFVYTETDIHWLPPETYNEPELARHSFQADVWAVGTTIWQIFARGATLLEFRNAVTMKKYYKSGKRLPIPNGCPTEVYRLILECWGDTSGARKQPQAIMRDINQILYQVYNSRRSHAYATAFPKLFSSELKKLDEDSSDSIDSRSINSDSRSSSLITNNTSLPWNDTDDSMQGLININENYVGSTEELSAYLGWLSSARRDSEGYPISQNNISNMNHLEHTTQALRLGHPGDLSEVIGRDEAGTGEDCGSRGSNGSLGQMRGIYELDIDCNVILQGRIGQGFYGEVYRGTLERENGKDIEAQQVAIKKLKTRALDADIRDFEREIAIMKTLKHPNVVEILGVISEPEVCLVMEYVKHGSLQSYLAIHKHELTHKRLLGFALDIATGMDYLGSMNIVHRDLAARNILVADENKVKISDFGLAQVTGKNDYYILQTDRGLPIKWYAPESIRDGKFSTRSDVWSFGVTMYETFGFGEEPRLPGLESSTDRLQNEQEKGSTELLAALERGTRLPCPSTCPQAIYVKLMYPCWHLQSHQRPGFITLCKDIRDLLAQY
- the Hop gene encoding tyrosine-protein kinase hopscotch isoform X3 is translated as MLEKKVPRETVESEYRKYIPKECIKRHAFFIKKPIHNALRKISGYDANYVKEQYLKQFECMAPNYPYEEYEALMDRGLQNSPTKVALRVNVDEVKYCETIATSWITLCAIEDLCFISIRQDNTVEISRKNGIPSYLKFAKSALLMSFVSALGGYYRLAVKWTFDLCGEIVTPTLERLHKLKCHGPVGQEFSYAKLQQKRANKPGSYLLRESETEYNVYFLDACNKEGKLFSKRIESRISSDDYVITGSSDHYNSLAQCVASFQDSEGEPYLTECLPPTEYDKSPLLLCAPESAVSEVAADEEIVASVLETGPRCVPQNQLEIYKPFLRTTEIRYYSPTTLHRGIWRLTKGKKLEVALKILKQEEEANYTKEFLDLAGKWSQLRSGTLVRLYGLTVTPSIGMILELVRHGPLDEYLRSSSSQTIKTVDMVEATACLATALWHLEENGVVHGNIRCNKLLVHAHTNNSFVVKLADPGLFVYTETDIHWLPPETYNEPELARHSFQADVWAVGTTIWQIFARGATLLEFRNAVTMKKYYKSGKRLPIPNGCPTEVYRLILECWGDTSGARKQPQAIMRDINQILYQVYNSRRSHAYATAFPKLFSSELKKLDEDSSDSIDSRSINSDSRSSSLITNNTSLPWNDTDDSMQGLININENYVGSTEELSAYLGWLSSARRDSEGYPISQNNISNMNHLEHTTQALRLGHPGDLSEVIGRDEAGTGEDCGSRGSNGSLGQMRGIYELDIDCNVILQGRIGQGFYGEVYRGTLERENGKDIEAQQVAIKKLKTRALDADIRDFEREIAIMKTLKHPNVVEILGVISEPEVCLVMEYVKHGSLQSYLAIHKHELTHKRLLGFALDIATGMDYLGSMNIVHRDLAARNILVADENKVKISDFGLAQVTGKNDYYILQTDRGLPIKWYAPESIRDGKFSTRSDVWSFGVTMYETFGFGEEPRLPGLESSTDRLQNEQEKGSTELLAALERGTRLPCPSTCPQAIYVKLMYPCWHLQSHQRPGFITLCKDIRDLLAQY